From Pseudomonas sp. stari2, a single genomic window includes:
- the cueR gene encoding Cu(I)-responsive transcriptional regulator produces the protein MNIGQAARHSGLSAKMIRYYESIGLLKAAHRTDSGYRLYGDDDLHTLAFIKRSRDLGFSLEEVGKLLTLWQDRQRASADVKALARQHIDELNQKIRELGELRDTLQDLVEHCHGDHRPDCPILKELASGCCAQPARA, from the coding sequence ATGAACATCGGCCAAGCGGCCCGCCACAGTGGCCTGAGCGCGAAAATGATCCGGTATTACGAGTCGATCGGCCTGCTCAAGGCTGCCCATCGCACCGACAGCGGCTATCGCCTCTACGGTGACGATGACCTGCACACGCTGGCGTTCATCAAGCGCTCGCGGGACCTGGGATTTTCGCTGGAGGAAGTCGGCAAGTTACTGACGCTCTGGCAGGACCGCCAGCGCGCCAGCGCCGATGTGAAGGCCCTGGCCCGCCAGCACATCGACGAGCTGAATCAAAAGATCCGCGAACTCGGCGAACTGCGCGACACCCTGCAGGATCTGGTCGAACACTGCCACGGCGACCACCGCCCGGACTGCCCGATCCTCAAGGAACTGGCGTCGGGCTGCTGCGCGCAACCCGCTCGCGCCTGA
- a CDS encoding heavy metal translocating P-type ATPase — MSDSITFDLPISGMTCASCAGRVERALSKVSGASAVSVNLATEQARVQAPGDSLPALVEAVERAGYSVPQHTVELNIDGMTCASCVGRVERALNKVAGVKSVSVNLANERAHLELLGAVNPQTLIAAVSKAGYSASLFELEHPQSDNRQQRLNHERWALICAIALALPLVLPMLLQPFGIHWMLPAWAQFALATPVQFIFGARFYVAAWKAVRAGAGNMDLLVALGTSAGYGLSLYEWATAAGRMPHLYFEASAVVIALVLLGKYLESRAKRQTASAIRALEALRPERAIQVIEGREQDVAISALRLGDLVLVKPGERFPVDGEVLEGQSHADEALISGESLPVPKQPGDKVTGGAINGEGRLLVRTTALGAESVLARIIRLVEDAQAAKAPIQKLVDKVSQVFVPTVLLLALATLIGWWLYGAPLETALINAVAVLVIACPCALGLATPTAIMAGTGVAARHGILIKDAEALERAHEVSAVVFDKTGTLTSGTPRIAHFSAIDGDENALLAAAGALQRGSEHPLAKAVLDACAERSLNVPDVSDSQSLTGRGIAGSLDGRRLALGNRRLLEESGLNAGNLSESAQAWETEGRTLSWLIEQSPEPRVLGLFAFGDTLKPGALHAVQQLATQHIHSHLLTGDNRGSARVVAEALGIENVHAEVLPAEKAATVAELKKTWVVAMVGDGINDAPALAAADIGIAMGGGTDVAMHAAGITLMRGDPRLVPAALEISRKTYAKIRQNLFWAFIYNLIGIPLAAFGFLNPVLAGAAMALSSVSVVSNALLLKTWKPEDLEDNR; from the coding sequence ATGTCCGATTCCATCACGTTTGATCTGCCCATCAGCGGCATGACCTGCGCCAGTTGCGCCGGCCGTGTCGAGCGGGCGCTGAGCAAAGTCAGCGGCGCCAGTGCCGTCAGTGTCAACCTCGCCACCGAGCAGGCCAGGGTGCAGGCCCCCGGCGACAGCCTGCCGGCGCTGGTGGAGGCAGTCGAACGCGCCGGTTACAGCGTGCCGCAGCACACCGTGGAATTGAACATCGACGGCATGACCTGCGCGTCCTGCGTGGGTCGTGTCGAACGCGCCCTGAACAAGGTTGCGGGGGTGAAAAGCGTCAGCGTCAACCTCGCCAATGAGCGCGCTCATCTTGAACTGCTCGGCGCGGTCAACCCGCAAACCCTGATCGCCGCGGTGAGCAAGGCCGGTTATTCGGCCAGCCTCTTCGAACTTGAACACCCTCAATCTGACAATCGCCAGCAACGCCTGAATCATGAGCGCTGGGCGCTGATCTGCGCCATCGCCCTCGCCTTGCCGCTGGTGCTGCCGATGCTGCTGCAACCGTTCGGTATTCACTGGATGCTGCCGGCCTGGGCGCAGTTCGCCCTCGCGACCCCGGTGCAGTTCATCTTCGGCGCGCGGTTCTATGTGGCTGCTTGGAAAGCCGTGCGCGCCGGCGCCGGCAACATGGACTTGCTGGTAGCGCTGGGCACCAGCGCCGGTTATGGCCTGAGTCTCTATGAATGGGCGACCGCTGCCGGGCGCATGCCGCATCTGTATTTCGAGGCCTCGGCGGTGGTCATCGCGCTGGTGCTGCTCGGCAAATACCTGGAAAGCCGCGCCAAACGCCAGACCGCCAGCGCCATCCGTGCCCTGGAGGCGTTGCGGCCGGAGCGGGCGATTCAAGTCATCGAAGGCCGTGAACAGGACGTCGCCATCAGTGCCCTGCGCCTCGGCGATCTGGTATTGGTCAAACCCGGCGAACGTTTCCCGGTGGACGGCGAAGTGCTGGAAGGCCAGAGCCACGCCGACGAAGCGTTGATCAGCGGCGAAAGCCTGCCGGTGCCCAAGCAACCGGGCGACAAGGTCACCGGCGGTGCAATCAACGGCGAAGGCCGTTTGTTGGTGAGGACCACGGCGCTCGGTGCGGAAAGCGTACTGGCGCGGATCATTCGTCTGGTGGAAGACGCACAGGCCGCGAAGGCGCCGATCCAGAAACTGGTGGATAAAGTCAGTCAGGTGTTCGTGCCGACGGTTCTGCTGCTGGCCCTGGCCACGCTGATCGGCTGGTGGCTATACGGCGCGCCGCTGGAGACGGCGTTGATCAACGCCGTCGCGGTGCTGGTGATCGCCTGCCCCTGCGCCCTCGGCCTGGCGACACCGACCGCAATCATGGCCGGCACTGGCGTGGCCGCGCGGCACGGGATTTTGATCAAGGACGCCGAAGCTCTGGAGCGCGCCCATGAAGTCAGCGCCGTGGTGTTCGACAAGACTGGAACACTGACCTCCGGCACGCCGCGCATTGCGCATTTCAGTGCAATCGACGGTGACGAAAACGCCTTGCTGGCAGCGGCCGGCGCTCTGCAACGCGGCAGCGAACATCCGCTGGCCAAAGCGGTGCTGGATGCCTGTGCCGAACGTAGCCTGAACGTACCGGATGTGAGCGACAGCCAGTCCCTGACCGGTCGCGGCATCGCCGGCAGCCTCGACGGCCGACGCCTGGCGCTGGGTAACCGTCGCTTGCTGGAAGAAAGCGGTCTGAACGCCGGAAACCTGAGCGAGTCGGCCCAGGCCTGGGAAACCGAAGGCCGCACGCTGTCCTGGCTGATCGAGCAAAGCCCCGAGCCACGCGTACTCGGTCTTTTCGCCTTCGGCGATACCCTCAAGCCCGGCGCGCTGCACGCGGTGCAACAACTGGCGACCCAGCACATCCACAGCCACCTGCTGACCGGCGACAACCGTGGCAGCGCTCGCGTCGTCGCCGAAGCGCTGGGCATCGAAAACGTCCACGCCGAAGTGCTGCCGGCGGAAAAAGCCGCCACCGTCGCCGAGCTGAAAAAAACCTGGGTCGTGGCCATGGTCGGCGACGGCATCAACGACGCCCCCGCGCTGGCCGCTGCCGATATCGGCATCGCCATGGGCGGCGGCACCGACGTGGCCATGCACGCCGCCGGTATCACCCTGATGCGCGGCGATCCGCGACTGGTACCCGCGGCGCTGGAAATCAGCCGCAAGACTTACGCGAAGATCCGCCAGAACCTGTTCTGGGCCTTCATCTACAACCTGATCGGCATTCCGCTGGCGGCGTTCGGCTTTCTCAATCCGGTGCTGGCCGGTGCGGCGATGGCCCTGTCGAGCGTCAGCGTGGTAAGCAATGCGCTACTGTTGAAAACCTGGAAACCCGAGGATCTGGAGGACAACCGATGA
- a CDS encoding heavy-metal-associated domain-containing protein, whose product MQVFTVEGMSCGHCVKAVTQAVQSKDPAASVRVDLAAKEVGVESALSAEQVIEAISEEGYAIKLA is encoded by the coding sequence ATGCAAGTGTTCACTGTTGAAGGCATGTCCTGCGGTCACTGTGTCAAAGCCGTCACCCAGGCGGTGCAGAGCAAGGATCCGGCCGCCAGCGTGCGGGTCGATCTGGCAGCGAAGGAAGTCGGCGTCGAAAGTGCGTTGAGCGCCGAGCAAGTGATCGAGGCGATCAGCGAAGAAGGTTATGCCATCAAACTCGCCTGA
- a CDS encoding PA4780 family RIO1-like protein kinase, protein MKTPKRIEPLIEDGLVDEVLRPLMSGKEAAVYVVRCGNQLRCAKVYKEANKRSFRQAAEYQEGRKVRNSRQARAMAKGSKFGRKEAEDAWQNAEVAALFRLANAGVRVPKPYDFLEGVLLMELVADEYGDAAPRLNDVVLEPDQAREYHAFLISQIVLMLCTGLVHGDLSEFNVLLTPTGPVIIDLPQAVDAAGNNHAFSMLERDVGNMASYFGRFAPELKKTRYAKEMWALYEAGTLHPASVLTGEFDDPEDLADVGGVLREIEAARLDEERKQAIRAADDEPKGKSDEPPPPPWMQ, encoded by the coding sequence ATGAAGACTCCAAAACGCATTGAACCCCTGATCGAGGACGGTCTGGTCGACGAAGTGCTGCGTCCACTCATGAGTGGCAAAGAAGCAGCTGTTTATGTGGTGCGCTGCGGCAATCAGTTACGTTGCGCAAAGGTCTACAAGGAGGCGAACAAACGCAGTTTCCGCCAGGCGGCCGAGTATCAGGAAGGCCGCAAGGTTCGTAACAGCCGACAGGCCCGGGCGATGGCCAAGGGTTCCAAGTTCGGGCGCAAGGAAGCCGAAGACGCCTGGCAGAACGCCGAAGTCGCGGCGCTGTTCCGCCTGGCCAACGCCGGTGTGCGGGTGCCCAAGCCGTACGATTTCCTCGAAGGCGTGCTGCTGATGGAACTGGTGGCCGACGAATACGGCGATGCCGCACCGCGTCTGAACGACGTGGTGCTGGAGCCGGATCAGGCCCGCGAATATCACGCGTTCCTGATTTCGCAGATCGTGCTGATGTTGTGTACCGGTCTGGTGCACGGTGACCTCTCGGAGTTCAACGTGCTGCTGACGCCGACAGGGCCGGTCATCATCGACCTGCCGCAAGCGGTGGACGCCGCCGGCAACAACCACGCGTTCAGCATGCTCGAACGTGACGTCGGCAACATGGCGTCGTATTTCGGTCGCTTCGCCCCGGAGTTGAAGAAGACCCGATACGCCAAGGAAATGTGGGCGTTATACGAAGCGGGTACGTTGCACCCGGCCAGCGTGCTGACCGGCGAGTTCGACGATCCCGAGGACCTGGCCGATGTCGGCGGAGTGCTGCGCGAGATCGAAGCGGCGCGTCTGGATGAGGAGCGCAAGCAAGCCATCCGCGCGGCGGACGACGAGCCCAAGGGCAAGTCCGACGAACCGCCTCCGCCACCGTGGATGCAGTGA
- a CDS encoding methyl-accepting chemotaxis protein: MNIKQKLTWAFAIIACLPVVLVATLVVLNLRSDAREGFVDSSGREIRQVSNAMQLFFDGISQNVDYLAAQPLVKNADGTVRSRMSANAADTSDGEIDKQLFALFEGLAKSHPAYSYVSYGLSSGGYAFWPGDPKMANYDPRTRPWYKTAMANPGKTLRTEAYYWAGDDAVLVSTVRAVANQLGAQGGVVNIDVSLKQLTEIVKQIKLGESGYLMLMENTGTVLVDPKQPEHNFKKLDSLGDGYAQLAKAGKGLVEVKLNGERYMANVWPSEQLGWTFIGLIKQNEVMSSATQLTWLIAIIAAVLAAFFAVVGASFASLIVRPIRSVASGLEGIAQGEGDLTKSLDIRGSDETAQLANWFNQFLTAIRSLIQHIGGAAGKILATSQSSTRVSGDMAEAAGRQREAVDMVSTAFHEMVATANEVARSCSQAAESADSGQRQAREGQQQIDAAVHSVDQLSQELEQSAQSMQQLERDSNDIQSILGTIRSIAEQTNLLALNAAIEAARAGEQGRGFAVVADEVRALAKRTADSTAEIDGLLGNLAKRTSAVTQQMRASLDVSQQSVARIGEARESFGQIRESVDVIRDMNTQIATAAEEQHQVAEDINRHISQIHGDAQLVAELANSARLDSQSLAGLSNELDGLVRRFRT; the protein is encoded by the coding sequence ATGAACATCAAACAGAAGTTGACCTGGGCGTTTGCAATCATCGCCTGCTTGCCCGTGGTACTGGTCGCCACGCTGGTGGTACTGAACCTGCGCAGCGATGCCCGGGAAGGCTTTGTCGACAGCAGCGGACGCGAGATCCGACAGGTCAGCAACGCCATGCAGCTGTTTTTCGACGGCATCAGCCAGAACGTCGATTACCTGGCGGCGCAGCCCCTGGTCAAAAACGCCGACGGCACCGTACGCAGCCGCATGAGCGCGAACGCCGCCGATACCTCCGACGGAGAAATCGACAAGCAACTGTTTGCCCTGTTCGAAGGGCTGGCGAAATCTCACCCGGCCTACTCCTATGTTTCCTATGGCCTGAGCAGCGGCGGCTACGCCTTCTGGCCGGGCGACCCGAAAATGGCCAACTACGACCCGCGTACCCGCCCGTGGTACAAGACCGCCATGGCCAACCCGGGCAAGACCCTGCGCACCGAAGCCTATTATTGGGCCGGCGATGACGCGGTACTGGTCAGCACCGTGCGCGCAGTGGCCAACCAGTTGGGCGCCCAGGGTGGCGTGGTCAACATTGACGTGTCGCTCAAGCAACTGACCGAGATCGTCAAACAGATCAAGCTCGGTGAAAGCGGTTACCTGATGCTGATGGAAAACACCGGCACGGTGCTGGTCGATCCGAAGCAACCGGAGCACAACTTCAAGAAGCTCGACAGCCTCGGCGACGGTTACGCACAACTGGCCAAGGCCGGCAAAGGCCTGGTGGAAGTCAAGCTCAACGGCGAACGCTACATGGCCAACGTCTGGCCGTCGGAGCAATTGGGCTGGACCTTCATCGGCCTGATCAAACAGAACGAAGTGATGAGTTCCGCCACTCAACTGACCTGGCTGATCGCGATCATCGCGGCCGTGCTGGCAGCATTTTTCGCCGTCGTCGGCGCCAGTTTCGCCAGCCTGATCGTAAGGCCGATCCGCAGCGTGGCCAGCGGTCTGGAAGGTATCGCCCAGGGCGAAGGCGACCTGACCAAGAGCCTCGACATCCGTGGCAGCGACGAAACCGCGCAACTGGCCAACTGGTTCAACCAGTTCCTCACCGCGATCCGCAGCCTGATCCAACACATCGGCGGCGCGGCCGGAAAAATCCTCGCCACTTCGCAGAGCTCGACCCGGGTCTCCGGCGACATGGCCGAAGCCGCCGGACGCCAGCGCGAAGCGGTGGATATGGTCTCGACCGCGTTCCACGAAATGGTCGCCACCGCCAACGAAGTCGCCCGCTCGTGTAGCCAGGCAGCCGAGTCGGCCGACAGCGGCCAGCGCCAGGCCCGCGAAGGTCAGCAGCAGATCGATGCGGCGGTGCACAGTGTCGACCAACTGAGCCAGGAACTGGAGCAATCGGCGCAGTCGATGCAGCAACTGGAACGCGACAGCAACGACATCCAGTCGATCCTCGGCACCATCCGCTCCATCGCCGAACAGACCAACCTGCTGGCGCTCAACGCGGCTATCGAAGCAGCGCGGGCCGGTGAACAGGGGCGTGGATTTGCGGTGGTCGCCGATGAGGTTCGCGCATTGGCCAAGCGCACGGCGGATTCGACGGCGGAAATCGACGGGCTGCTGGGCAATCTGGCGAAGCGCACCAGCGCGGTGACCCAGCAGATGCGTGCCAGTCTTGATGTGTCGCAGCAATCGGTGGCACGGATTGGTGAGGCGCGGGAGAGCTTTGGGCAGATCCGTGAGTCGGTGGATGTGATTCGTGACATGAACACTCAGATCGCGACTGCGGCGGAAGAGCAGCATCAGGTGGCCGAGGACATCAATCGGCATATCAGCCAGATTCATGGTGATGCGCAGCTGGTGGCGGAGCTGGCGAATTCGGCGCGGCTGGATTCGCAGAGTCTGGCGGGGTTGTCGAATGAGCTGGATGGGTTAGTGCGCAGGTTCCGTACCTGA
- a CDS encoding acetyl-CoA C-acetyltransferase yields MSQLRRVAIIGGNRIPFARSNGPYATASNQVMLTAALEGLIERYNLHGQRMGEVVAGAVLKLSRDMNLTRECVLGSRLSPATPAYDIQQACGTGLEAALLVANKIALGQIDCGIAGGVDTTSDAPISVSEGLRKILLQANRAKTTGDKLKTFLQLRPKHLIPEFPRNGEPRTGLSMGQHCELMAQTWNIPREEQDQLALESHHKLAASYSEGWHNDLMTPFLGLTRDNNLRPDLTLEKLATLKPAFEKSAKGTLTAGNSTPLTDGASVVLLGSEEWAKERGLPILAYLRDGEAAAVDFVNGAEGLLMAPVYAVPRLLARNGLTLQDFDYYEIHEAFAAQVLCTLKAWEDPEYCKSRLGLDAPLGSIDRSRLNVKGSSLAAGHPFAATGGRIVANLAKLLDAAGQGRGLISICAAGGQGVTAIIER; encoded by the coding sequence ATGAGTCAGCTGCGCCGCGTCGCGATCATTGGTGGCAACCGTATTCCGTTCGCCCGTTCCAACGGGCCGTATGCCACCGCGAGCAATCAGGTGATGCTCACCGCTGCCTTGGAAGGCCTGATCGAACGCTACAACCTGCACGGCCAGCGCATGGGTGAAGTGGTCGCGGGGGCGGTGCTGAAATTGTCACGGGATATGAACCTGACCCGCGAATGCGTGCTCGGCTCGCGTCTGTCACCGGCGACTCCGGCCTATGACATCCAGCAGGCCTGCGGCACCGGTCTGGAAGCCGCGTTGCTGGTGGCGAACAAGATCGCCCTCGGGCAGATCGATTGCGGCATTGCCGGCGGTGTCGACACTACGTCGGACGCGCCGATCAGCGTCAGCGAAGGCCTGCGCAAAATCCTCCTGCAAGCCAACCGCGCCAAGACCACCGGCGACAAGCTCAAGACCTTCCTGCAACTGCGTCCGAAACACCTGATCCCCGAATTCCCGCGCAACGGCGAACCGCGCACCGGCCTGTCGATGGGCCAGCACTGTGAACTGATGGCACAGACCTGGAACATTCCTCGCGAAGAGCAGGATCAACTGGCCCTCGAAAGTCACCACAAACTGGCGGCGTCCTACAGCGAAGGCTGGCACAACGACCTGATGACGCCGTTCCTCGGCCTGACCCGCGACAACAACCTGCGCCCGGACCTGACCCTGGAAAAACTCGCGACCCTGAAACCGGCCTTCGAGAAAAGCGCCAAGGGCACGCTGACCGCCGGCAACTCCACGCCACTGACCGATGGCGCGTCGGTAGTGTTGCTGGGCAGCGAAGAGTGGGCGAAAGAGCGTGGTTTGCCGATCCTCGCGTATCTGCGCGACGGTGAAGCGGCGGCGGTGGATTTCGTCAACGGGGCCGAAGGGCTGCTGATGGCCCCGGTGTACGCGGTGCCGCGCTTGCTGGCGCGCAATGGTCTGACCTTGCAGGATTTCGACTACTACGAAATCCACGAGGCATTTGCCGCTCAGGTGTTGTGCACGCTCAAGGCCTGGGAAGATCCGGAGTACTGCAAATCCCGACTCGGGCTTGATGCGCCGTTGGGTTCGATTGATCGCAGCCGCTTGAACGTCAAGGGCAGCTCGCTGGCGGCGGGGCACCCGTTTGCCGCGACGGGCGGGCGGATCGTTGCCAATCTGGCGAAGTTGCTGGATGCGGCGGGGCAGGGGCGGGGGTTGATTTCGATTTGTGCGGCTGGCGGACAGGGTGTGACAGCGATCATCGAGCGCTGA
- a CDS encoding MaoC family dehydratase, which yields MSIEWHTLHREPSLPGLYARAATRRKITGTRLPDSGLRCAVDIDGKRLAAYRKVCGFADDGLLPPTYPHVLAFALQMQLLTAKDFPFPLLGLIHLSNRIRILRPMGGISRAQISVRVHNLQPHPKGATFDLLTTLDDQLGPLWEAESQMLCRGVKLEGEALEQVWEPALPLMQVAQWKAPTDIGRQYAKISGDYNPIHLSAASAKLFGFPTAIAHGLWNKARTLAALADHLPRANLEIAVYFRKPVRLPSEVSLFASAAGSSGELRLIGAGDLEHMVGHWQPVA from the coding sequence ATGAGCATCGAATGGCATACGCTGCACCGCGAACCAAGTCTGCCGGGGCTGTATGCCCGGGCTGCGACCCGGCGCAAAATCACTGGCACCCGTTTGCCCGACAGCGGCTTGCGCTGCGCGGTCGACATCGACGGCAAGCGTCTGGCGGCTTATCGCAAGGTCTGCGGTTTTGCCGATGACGGTCTGCTGCCGCCGACGTATCCACACGTCCTGGCGTTTGCGTTGCAGATGCAATTGCTCACGGCCAAAGACTTTCCATTCCCGCTGTTGGGGCTGATTCACCTGAGCAACCGCATCCGCATTCTGCGGCCAATGGGCGGCATCAGTCGGGCGCAGATCAGCGTTCGGGTGCACAACCTGCAACCGCATCCGAAAGGCGCGACCTTCGATCTGCTGACCACCCTCGACGATCAACTCGGCCCGTTGTGGGAGGCCGAAAGCCAGATGCTCTGTCGAGGCGTGAAACTTGAGGGCGAGGCGCTCGAACAAGTGTGGGAACCTGCGCTGCCCTTGATGCAGGTTGCGCAATGGAAAGCCCCGACAGACATTGGTCGGCAGTACGCCAAAATATCCGGCGACTACAACCCTATCCACCTGAGCGCGGCAAGTGCAAAGTTGTTCGGTTTCCCCACGGCCATTGCCCACGGTTTGTGGAACAAGGCACGTACGTTGGCGGCGCTGGCAGATCATCTGCCACGCGCCAATCTGGAAATTGCCGTGTACTTTCGCAAGCCGGTGCGTCTGCCGAGCGAAGTATCGCTGTTCGCCAGCGCTGCGGGATCCAGCGGTGAATTGCGCCTGATCGGTGCCGGGGATCTGGAGCACATGGTCGGCCACTGGCAACCGGTTGCCTGA
- a CDS encoding MFS transporter — MTTTSRNARLIITARLISDFGAFLNMVALATYVYLLSNSAMSVGIFLASRVGGGIFASLIGTAFYRRCSGRWPLIAFDLLRAAVLGLLLIVPVSQQALLLPLIAFGLGFGNSMFAIGLNSQLPRLIEPAQLLKTNAWITSASSMAMVGGSLVSGVLVAGFGFETVFALNVLTYLLAAVLIAPLRFSATEPVAESCAKQGEWSALLQGLRSAPVVAAMLAVTMADTLGSAAHNVGFPIISKLLTPDSASTTLGLMLAVWASGKLLGARIASRLNGSDNINLERRYFGGVLLMSCGFILMFQQHSVVGLLLFSLPAGLGDGVSEVGLMSRLQREPEPLRLPIFSFLTLLQMTGFGVGMLIAAPFYEWWAPGAVVLLFHGIPLATVLSMKALLLRRERVARSSPTPVP; from the coding sequence GTGACCACCACTTCCCGCAATGCCCGGTTGATCATCACGGCCCGGCTGATTTCCGATTTCGGCGCGTTCCTCAACATGGTGGCGCTGGCCACTTATGTCTACCTGCTGAGCAACAGCGCCATGAGCGTGGGGATCTTCCTGGCCAGTCGCGTGGGCGGCGGGATTTTCGCCAGCCTGATCGGCACCGCGTTTTATCGTCGATGCAGCGGTCGCTGGCCGTTGATTGCCTTCGATCTGCTGCGCGCCGCTGTGCTCGGTTTATTGCTGATCGTGCCGGTCAGTCAGCAGGCGTTGTTGCTGCCGCTGATTGCGTTCGGTCTGGGTTTTGGCAATTCGATGTTCGCCATCGGCCTCAACAGCCAGTTGCCGCGATTGATCGAACCGGCGCAGTTACTCAAGACCAATGCCTGGATCACCTCCGCCTCGTCCATGGCGATGGTCGGCGGCAGTCTGGTGTCCGGGGTGCTGGTCGCGGGGTTTGGTTTTGAAACTGTATTCGCGCTGAATGTGCTGACCTATCTATTGGCGGCAGTGTTGATCGCGCCGCTGCGGTTCAGCGCAACGGAGCCAGTGGCTGAATCCTGCGCTAAACAGGGGGAATGGTCGGCGTTGCTGCAGGGGTTGCGCAGCGCTCCGGTGGTGGCGGCGATGCTGGCGGTGACCATGGCTGACACCCTCGGAAGCGCAGCGCACAACGTCGGATTTCCGATCATTTCCAAATTGCTGACGCCGGACTCGGCGAGCACCACGCTGGGCCTGATGCTTGCGGTGTGGGCCAGCGGCAAACTGCTGGGGGCGCGGATCGCCAGTCGCTTGAACGGCTCGGACAACATCAATCTGGAGCGCCGCTACTTCGGCGGCGTGTTGTTGATGTCCTGCGGTTTCATCCTGATGTTCCAGCAGCACAGCGTCGTCGGTCTGTTGCTGTTTTCGCTGCCGGCCGGGTTAGGTGACGGGGTCTCGGAAGTCGGCCTGATGTCACGGCTGCAACGGGAGCCGGAGCCTTTGCGCCTGCCGATCTTCAGTTTCCTGACGCTGTTGCAGATGACCGGGTTCGGCGTCGGCATGCTGATCGCCGCACCGTTCTATGAGTGGTGGGCGCCGGGGGCCGTGGTGTTGCTGTTCCACGGCATTCCCCTAGCCACTGTGCTGTCGATGAAAGCCCTGCTGCTCAGGCGCGAGCGGGTTGCGCGCAGCAGCCCGACGCCAGTTCCTTGA
- a CDS encoding 3-oxoacyl-ACP reductase, with amino-acid sequence MSDRYIDFANSSIGHRLVGALGLPSPVRLERWQAGRLRPVEGALLIGGGALAERVSAFANRLTDAIYRYGDQPAAATQWIPGHGPKLKAVVFDASDLQHTDQLKQLREFFQPLMKNLDSSAHLVILGRAPETLREPFAASAQRALEGFSRSLAKELRSGGTLQLIYVGEGAEDQLEGPLRFFLSPKSAFVSGQVIRLNPCATPVTDWTRPLAGRKALVTGAARGIGASIAETLARDGAEVILLDVPPAKTDLEALAARLGGRAITLDICAEDAAAQLIEQLPDGLDILVHNAGITRDKTLANMTPEFWDAVLAVNLNAPQVLTKALLDSGTLRDNARVILLASISGIAGNRGQTNYAASKAGLIGLAQAWAPTLLERGISINAVAPGFIETQMTAHIPFGLREAGRRMSSLGQGGLPQDVAEAVAWLAQPGTGAFTGQALRVCGQSVLGA; translated from the coding sequence ATGTCTGACCGCTATATCGACTTCGCAAACTCGTCCATCGGCCACCGTCTGGTCGGGGCTTTGGGCCTGCCGTCGCCGGTGCGGCTGGAACGCTGGCAGGCCGGGCGCCTGCGGCCGGTGGAGGGCGCGCTGCTGATCGGCGGCGGGGCGCTGGCCGAACGGGTCAGCGCCTTTGCCAACCGACTGACCGATGCCATTTATCGCTACGGCGATCAGCCTGCGGCCGCCACCCAATGGATTCCCGGCCATGGCCCGAAACTCAAGGCCGTGGTGTTCGACGCCAGCGATTTGCAGCACACCGACCAGCTCAAGCAACTACGCGAGTTTTTCCAGCCATTGATGAAAAACCTCGACAGCAGCGCGCACCTGGTGATCCTTGGCCGCGCCCCGGAAACCCTGCGCGAACCGTTCGCCGCCAGTGCACAGCGCGCACTTGAAGGTTTCTCCCGTTCGCTGGCCAAGGAGCTGCGCAGCGGCGGCACACTGCAATTGATTTACGTGGGCGAAGGCGCCGAGGATCAGCTCGAGGGGCCGCTGCGGTTTTTCCTCTCGCCGAAAAGCGCATTTGTCTCCGGGCAAGTGATTCGCCTGAACCCTTGCGCCACACCGGTAACCGACTGGACACGCCCGCTGGCCGGGCGAAAGGCGCTGGTCACCGGCGCGGCTCGCGGCATCGGCGCCTCCATCGCCGAAACCCTGGCCCGTGACGGCGCCGAGGTGATTCTGCTCGACGTACCGCCAGCCAAGACCGATCTGGAAGCCTTGGCCGCGCGCCTCGGTGGGCGCGCCATCACCCTCGACATCTGCGCGGAAGACGCCGCCGCGCAACTGATCGAACAGTTGCCGGACGGCCTCGACATTCTGGTGCACAACGCCGGCATCACCCGCGACAAGACCCTGGCCAACATGACGCCCGAGTTCTGGGACGCGGTGCTCGCGGTCAATCTCAACGCACCGCAAGTGCTGACCAAGGCCCTGCTCGACAGCGGCACCCTGCGCGATAACGCGCGGGTGATTCTGCTGGCCTCGATCAGCGGCATCGCCGGCAATCGCGGGCAGACCAATTACGCGGCGAGCAAGGCCGGGCTGATCGGGCTGGCCCAGGCCTGGGCGCCGACCCTGCTGGAACGCGGCATCAGCATCAACGCCGTGGCGCCGGGGTTTATCGAGACCCAGATGACCGCGCACATTCCTTTTGGTCTGCGTGAGGCCGGGCGACGCATGAGTTCGCTGGGCCAGGGCGGTCTGCCGCAAGATGTCGCCGAAGCAGTGGCATGGCTCGCACAACCGGGCACCGGCGCGTTCACCGGGCAGGCGCTGCGGGTCTGTGGACAAAGCGTTCTGGGGGCTTAG